One genomic segment of Trichococcus shcherbakoviae includes these proteins:
- the rpmB gene encoding 50S ribosomal protein L28 — MSKECFVTGRKSRSGNNRSHAMNYTKRTFKPNLQKVRILVDGKPKKVWVSARALKSGKVERV; from the coding sequence ATGTCAAAAGAATGTTTCGTAACAGGACGTAAAAGCCGTTCAGGTAATAACCGTTCCCACGCTATGAACTACACAAAACGTACTTTCAAACCAAACTTACAAAAAGTTCGTATCTTAGTCGATGGAAAACCTAAAAAAGTATGGGTTTCAGCTCGAGCTTTGAAATCTGGTAAAGTTGAAAGAGTATAA
- a CDS encoding Asp23/Gls24 family envelope stress response protein codes for MAVKIQTQYGLVDLSNDVIATVVGGAATDNYGVVGMASKNQIRDNISEILKKENYSRGAVIRQEENGVAVDVYIIVLYGTKISEICRNVQTQVKYNLEMMLGFSANTVNVFVQGVRVLKD; via the coding sequence ATGGCAGTTAAAATCCAAACACAATATGGGCTGGTTGACTTATCGAACGACGTGATCGCTACGGTAGTGGGCGGCGCCGCCACGGATAATTATGGAGTTGTCGGCATGGCCAGCAAAAATCAAATCAGAGACAATATCAGTGAAATATTGAAAAAAGAGAACTATTCACGCGGTGCCGTGATTCGCCAAGAAGAAAATGGAGTAGCTGTTGATGTCTATATCATTGTACTCTACGGAACAAAAATTTCTGAAATTTGCCGGAATGTTCAAACACAAGTCAAATATAATCTTGAAATGATGTTGGGCTTTTCCGCAAATACAGTGAATGTGTTCGTCCAAGGCGTTAGAGTATTAAAGGACTAA
- a CDS encoding thiamine diphosphokinase — MQSEKVVIVVGGDQTDVDALVLRYSESHRLVGADRGALTLAELRTHFDAAIGDFDSVTPNEMEEIKKKSRVCRILPAQKDETDTEAAIAYAIETFNPEEIILLGAFGGRLDHLMSNLWLAFHPLVKEMAGKISLMDLHNTLRFYPPGSYALEKESDKKYLSFIGMTPIEKLTLTGVVYPLNGKDYDYPIALVSNEFEESKAEMHFSFESGLLAVIQSADKRK, encoded by the coding sequence ATGCAGTCTGAGAAAGTGGTGATTGTGGTCGGCGGCGACCAGACGGATGTCGATGCTTTGGTCCTGCGTTATTCGGAAAGCCATCGGTTGGTCGGTGCAGACCGGGGAGCGTTGACGCTTGCCGAGCTGCGCACACATTTCGATGCGGCCATCGGTGATTTTGATTCTGTCACCCCGAATGAAATGGAAGAAATCAAAAAGAAAAGCCGTGTCTGCCGCATCCTTCCTGCGCAAAAAGACGAAACGGACACTGAGGCGGCCATTGCCTATGCGATCGAAACGTTCAATCCGGAAGAAATCATTCTTTTGGGTGCTTTCGGAGGGCGTTTGGACCATCTGATGAGTAATTTGTGGTTGGCATTCCATCCGCTCGTGAAAGAGATGGCAGGTAAAATCAGCCTGATGGATTTGCATAATACCTTGCGGTTTTATCCGCCCGGCAGTTACGCTCTTGAAAAAGAAAGTGATAAAAAATATTTGTCATTCATAGGCATGACCCCCATCGAAAAGTTGACGCTGACCGGGGTTGTCTATCCTTTGAACGGAAAAGATTACGATTACCCGATAGCTTTGGTCAGCAATGAGTTTGAAGAGTCTAAGGCTGAGATGCATTTTTCTTTTGAATCCGGTCTTTTGGCCGTCATCCAAAGTGCTGACAAACGCAAATAA
- a CDS encoding DAK2 domain-containing protein, translating into MKKTELTAEDFKAMVAIGAERLSENAEYVNSLNVFPVPDGDTGTNMNLSFTSGAERVRLSNATKIDQLGSDLAKGLLMGARGNSGVILSQLFRGFSKAIEGKATLNTADFAEAFSHGVETAYKAVMKPVEGTILTVARESAKAGVKKAEHTDDIIELMGTVLKVAQIALDKTPDLLPVLKEVGVVDSGGQGLVYIYEGFMESLTGEKVPSAEKVISQADVTEIAHQENYHNVSHSIATEDIEFGYCTEIMVKLGEGETVTDTFDYDTFRNHLNEIGDSLLVVADDEIVKVHVHTEYPGEVMNYGQKFGSLMKIKVDNMRMQHDAVLEKADAPAKKLEKIPYGVIAVAAGEGVHALFKSMGVSTIINGGQTMNPSTEDILKAIESTNAEKTIILPNNKNIFMAADQAAEVSDADVVVVASKTISQGLTAMLAFNESVDLETNKANMTAELENVVSGQITNAVRDTVIDGLAITKDDFMGIVDGKILTADKDRKAATIETLKKMITDDSEIVTIIFGEDSDEKESKEIAAVIEAEYDFLEVEVQEGNQPVYSYLLSVE; encoded by the coding sequence GTGAAGAAAACTGAATTAACAGCGGAAGACTTTAAGGCGATGGTCGCAATCGGCGCCGAACGCCTTAGCGAGAATGCAGAATATGTGAATTCTTTGAATGTGTTCCCTGTTCCGGATGGAGACACGGGCACAAACATGAATCTGTCATTCACATCCGGCGCTGAACGCGTAAGGCTGTCGAATGCTACAAAAATAGATCAATTAGGATCGGACTTGGCTAAAGGTTTATTGATGGGGGCGAGAGGGAACTCAGGCGTCATTTTATCCCAGCTGTTCCGCGGCTTTTCAAAGGCGATCGAAGGCAAAGCAACTTTGAATACAGCTGACTTTGCTGAGGCTTTTTCCCACGGCGTCGAGACAGCCTATAAAGCGGTCATGAAACCTGTGGAAGGCACCATACTTACGGTTGCGCGCGAATCCGCAAAAGCCGGTGTTAAAAAAGCCGAACATACGGATGACATCATTGAATTGATGGGAACAGTCCTTAAAGTCGCGCAGATTGCGTTGGATAAGACGCCGGATCTGTTGCCGGTATTGAAAGAGGTAGGCGTCGTCGACAGCGGCGGACAAGGCCTTGTGTACATTTATGAAGGTTTCATGGAATCCTTGACCGGTGAAAAAGTGCCGTCCGCGGAAAAAGTCATCTCACAAGCGGATGTAACCGAAATCGCTCACCAGGAAAATTATCATAACGTTTCGCATTCCATTGCGACAGAAGATATTGAATTCGGTTATTGTACAGAAATCATGGTCAAATTAGGCGAAGGCGAAACCGTGACGGACACATTTGACTACGATACATTCCGTAATCATCTGAACGAAATCGGGGATTCCCTATTGGTCGTCGCTGATGACGAAATCGTGAAAGTCCATGTGCATACCGAGTATCCAGGGGAAGTCATGAACTACGGCCAAAAATTCGGCTCACTGATGAAAATCAAAGTGGACAACATGCGCATGCAACATGATGCAGTCCTTGAAAAAGCCGATGCACCCGCCAAGAAACTTGAAAAAATTCCTTATGGCGTGATAGCTGTTGCTGCCGGTGAAGGTGTGCATGCCCTGTTCAAGAGTATGGGCGTCTCCACGATCATCAATGGCGGGCAAACGATGAATCCAAGCACGGAAGATATCCTTAAGGCTATCGAAAGCACAAATGCCGAAAAAACAATCATTTTGCCGAACAACAAAAATATTTTCATGGCTGCAGATCAGGCTGCCGAAGTTTCTGATGCGGATGTGGTTGTAGTGGCTTCAAAGACGATCTCACAAGGTCTGACAGCCATGCTTGCCTTCAATGAATCGGTGGACCTGGAAACGAATAAAGCCAACATGACTGCTGAACTGGAAAATGTTGTCAGCGGACAGATCACGAATGCGGTGCGCGACACAGTCATCGACGGATTGGCGATCACCAAAGACGACTTCATGGGAATCGTCGACGGGAAAATCCTGACGGCCGACAAGGACAGAAAAGCCGCAACGATAGAAACCCTGAAAAAAATGATCACGGATGATAGCGAAATCGTCACCATCATCTTCGGGGAAGACAGCGATGAGAAAGAAAGCAAAGAGATTGCAGCGGTCATCGAAGCGGAATATGACTTTTTGGAAGTGGAAGTGCAAGAAGGCAATCAACCGGTATACAGTTATCTTCTTTCTGTAGAATAA
- a CDS encoding ABC transporter permease — translation MLGEFRKDKLAVIALGTLVLLLLLVFVGSLFFDVSQVMKVDLLNRYASPGKNHLLGTDEAGRDVLGQLLLGARTSLLAGTAVTVLTGFIGIGLGLLSGYYGGFLDGLLMRSVESIMVLPASVFVLVLVSIVSEYNLFTFILLMSAFNWAGKSKVFRNRTRAEAKRDYVRASKTAGSNDLLIMVREILPNLSSLVIINTTMSLARNIGMETGLSFLGLGLPPNVPSIGNLLRYAIAPEVFENYTWVWLPASTLIFAVLWCIIYVGQALRRAADAKQMQA, via the coding sequence ATGCTTGGAGAATTCCGAAAAGACAAGTTGGCGGTCATAGCTTTGGGTACGCTCGTTTTGCTCTTGTTGCTGGTCTTTGTCGGCTCCCTTTTTTTTGATGTGAGCCAAGTGATGAAGGTGGATCTGTTGAACAGGTATGCTTCGCCTGGGAAAAACCATCTGTTGGGGACGGATGAAGCGGGACGGGATGTGCTGGGCCAGCTGTTGCTGGGAGCGCGCACCTCGCTGCTGGCCGGGACCGCCGTGACAGTCTTGACCGGATTCATCGGAATCGGCTTGGGTCTGCTGTCCGGCTATTACGGTGGCTTCCTGGATGGCCTGCTTATGCGCTCCGTTGAATCCATCATGGTTCTTCCGGCAAGCGTGTTTGTTCTCGTGCTCGTATCCATCGTATCGGAATACAATCTCTTTACATTCATATTGCTTATGAGCGCATTCAATTGGGCAGGGAAATCAAAGGTTTTTCGTAACCGGACGCGTGCGGAGGCCAAACGTGACTATGTGCGGGCATCCAAAACTGCAGGGTCAAACGATTTGCTGATCATGGTCCGTGAAATACTGCCTAATTTAAGTTCACTGGTCATCATCAATACGACTATGTCTTTGGCAAGGAATATCGGGATGGAGACAGGCTTGAGTTTTCTCGGCTTAGGCTTGCCGCCCAACGTGCCGAGTATAGGCAATTTGCTGCGTTATGCAATTGCCCCTGAAGTTTTTGAAAACTATACATGGGTATGGTTACCAGCATCCACACTCATCTTCGCGGTGTTGTGGTGCATCATTTATGTCGGACAGGCATTGCGGCGTGCGGCAGATGCTAAACAAATGCAAGCATGA
- a CDS encoding ABC transporter ATP-binding protein, producing the protein MGLGRPLLEINALHTAFRMQDNYYDAVDDVSFSLEKNEILAIVGESGCGKSTLATTIVGLHNKVNTRISGEIIYQNLNLIDLNETLYNRIRGNDIGMIFQDPLSALNPLMTVNEQIEEVLLYHSRMTKEERSLRVSELLVQVKVEDPEGTATRYPHELSGEARQRVGIAIAVACEPPIIIADEPTTSLDVTVQAQILDLLSEVRDDTGAGIILITHDLGVVAEIADRVAVMYAGQIVETADVVDLFTDPKHPYTRSLLRSMPQANGTLESDSGDLYVIQGDVPSLQQLPKQGCRFAERIPWIPFSAHEPSPKMHEVSKGHFVRCTCHESFRFEGESE; encoded by the coding sequence ATGGGACTTGGAAGACCTTTGCTGGAGATAAACGCATTGCACACCGCATTCCGAATGCAGGATAACTATTACGATGCAGTGGATGATGTTTCCTTCAGTCTGGAAAAAAATGAAATTTTAGCGATTGTAGGAGAGTCCGGCTGCGGGAAAAGTACCCTGGCCACAACAATCGTCGGACTCCATAATAAGGTGAATACCCGAATTTCGGGAGAGATCATCTATCAGAACCTGAATCTAATCGATCTGAATGAAACGCTCTATAACCGCATTAGAGGAAACGATATCGGAATGATTTTTCAAGATCCTCTTTCGGCCCTCAATCCTTTGATGACGGTAAATGAACAGATAGAAGAAGTGTTGCTTTACCATTCCAGGATGACCAAAGAGGAACGTTCGCTGCGTGTGAGTGAATTGTTGGTCCAAGTTAAAGTGGAGGATCCGGAAGGGACAGCCACACGCTACCCGCATGAGCTATCAGGTGAAGCGCGTCAGCGGGTCGGCATTGCCATTGCTGTCGCCTGTGAGCCGCCGATCATCATCGCGGATGAACCGACGACCTCTTTGGATGTCACTGTTCAAGCTCAAATATTGGATCTGTTGAGCGAAGTGAGGGACGACACGGGTGCCGGAATCATCCTGATCACCCATGATTTGGGTGTTGTAGCCGAGATTGCGGACAGAGTAGCCGTCATGTATGCGGGCCAAATTGTCGAAACAGCCGATGTCGTTGATCTGTTCACGGATCCGAAGCATCCATATACTCGTTCTTTGTTGCGTTCGATGCCGCAAGCGAATGGCACCCTCGAATCGGATTCCGGGGACCTCTATGTGATTCAAGGCGATGTCCCTTCCCTGCAGCAGTTGCCTAAGCAGGGCTGTCGTTTTGCCGAACGGATTCCATGGATTCCATTTTCCGCGCATGAACCATCACCCAAAATGCATGAGGTTTCTAAAGGGCATTTTGTCAGGTGCACGTGCCATGAGTCCTTCCGTTTTGAAGGGGAGAGTGAGTAA
- the plsX gene encoding phosphate acyltransferase PlsX: MKIAVDAMGGDFAPQAIVEGILMAAKEFNDLEFLLFGDEAKIRKALGNQYAEDGKITIVHTTEKIESDDEPVKAIRRKKQASMVLAAQAVKNKEADALFSAGNTGALLAAGLLIIGRIKGIDRPGLMPILPVIGKENEQFLLMDAGANADCKPENIYQFGLLGSYYAKFVQGIDNPRIALLNNGSEATKGSELSKKAYVLLEEDSELNFTGNVEAREILLGAADVVVTDGFTGNAVLKTMEGTAMSLLKLIKTQLLSGGLKTKIGGMLIKDSFSEIKDTMDYSKHGGAVLFGLRAPVVKTHGSADKVAVYHTVKQIRKIISSHVIDDVVKHFDEMNA, translated from the coding sequence ATGAAAATCGCTGTCGATGCGATGGGCGGGGATTTTGCGCCCCAAGCTATAGTAGAGGGCATTTTAATGGCTGCCAAAGAATTTAATGATTTAGAATTTTTGCTTTTTGGTGACGAAGCCAAAATACGCAAAGCTTTAGGGAATCAATATGCCGAAGATGGGAAAATCACGATCGTTCATACGACCGAAAAGATCGAGAGCGACGATGAACCCGTCAAGGCAATCCGCAGAAAAAAACAAGCTTCCATGGTGCTTGCTGCTCAAGCAGTCAAGAACAAAGAAGCCGACGCTTTATTTTCGGCAGGGAATACCGGAGCGCTTCTGGCAGCCGGATTATTGATCATCGGCCGGATCAAAGGGATCGACAGACCCGGCTTGATGCCGATTCTGCCAGTCATCGGAAAAGAGAATGAACAGTTCCTGTTGATGGATGCAGGCGCAAATGCTGACTGCAAACCGGAAAACATCTACCAGTTCGGGCTTTTGGGCTCGTATTATGCCAAGTTTGTGCAAGGCATAGACAACCCAAGGATCGCTTTGTTGAACAATGGTTCCGAAGCAACGAAGGGCAGTGAACTTTCCAAAAAAGCTTATGTGTTATTGGAAGAAGATTCCGAACTCAATTTCACGGGCAATGTTGAAGCGCGGGAAATTTTACTTGGAGCTGCGGATGTCGTCGTGACGGATGGCTTCACCGGGAACGCTGTCCTGAAGACGATGGAAGGTACGGCAATGTCCTTGCTGAAGTTGATCAAAACCCAATTGCTTTCAGGCGGCCTGAAGACAAAAATCGGTGGAATGCTTATCAAGGATTCCTTTTCGGAAATCAAGGATACGATGGATTATTCGAAGCATGGAGGAGCAGTGTTGTTCGGATTGCGTGCGCCGGTCGTCAAGACGCATGGATCTGCGGATAAAGTCGCTGTCTATCACACAGTGAAACAGATCCGCAAAATCATCAGTTCCCACGTCATCGATGATGTCGTGAAGCACTTTGATGAAATGAATGCCTAG
- a CDS encoding ATP-binding cassette domain-containing protein: protein MGLLEIKDLKVHYPLKSGFLSSKKSLAAVDGISLSLEAGKNYGLVGESGSGKSTVGRAIVGLERITAGQIIYEGTDVTAAIARRKSDHKRNVQMIFQDSGASLNPKKQIGQIISEPLHNFEQLSQQEEKKRVLELLEMVGLPEAALRKYPHEFTGGQRQRIALARAVALRPKFVIADEPVSVLDLSVQAQVLNYMKRIQEQYKLSYLFISHDLGVVKQMCDELAIMYRGRFVEYGDRQDIYLNPQHIYTKRLLSAIPNLDPGNRELHKRLRREIESEYKQSMESYLAKDGRVGDLIPLSKTHRIAGKPSKGER, encoded by the coding sequence ATGGGACTTTTGGAAATCAAGGATTTGAAGGTTCACTACCCGCTCAAGAGCGGCTTCTTATCCAGCAAAAAGAGCCTTGCAGCCGTCGACGGCATCAGTCTTTCCTTGGAAGCAGGTAAAAATTACGGTTTGGTGGGCGAATCAGGGTCCGGAAAATCAACTGTCGGAAGGGCGATCGTCGGATTGGAGCGGATAACTGCCGGCCAAATCATTTATGAAGGCACTGACGTAACCGCTGCGATAGCCAGGCGGAAATCAGACCACAAACGCAATGTCCAGATGATTTTTCAAGATTCGGGTGCGAGTCTGAATCCGAAAAAACAAATCGGCCAAATCATTTCCGAACCTTTGCATAATTTTGAGCAGCTTTCCCAGCAGGAAGAAAAAAAACGCGTGCTGGAACTGCTGGAAATGGTTGGGTTGCCGGAAGCTGCGCTGCGGAAGTATCCTCACGAATTCACCGGTGGGCAGAGGCAACGCATAGCGTTGGCACGGGCGGTTGCACTGCGGCCAAAGTTTGTCATAGCTGATGAACCCGTTTCGGTATTGGATCTTTCCGTTCAGGCGCAGGTGCTGAATTACATGAAACGCATCCAAGAACAATATAAACTCAGCTACCTGTTCATTTCTCATGACCTAGGCGTCGTGAAGCAGATGTGCGATGAATTGGCCATCATGTACCGAGGAAGGTTCGTGGAATACGGAGACAGGCAGGACATCTATCTCAACCCACAGCACATTTACACGAAAAGGCTCCTTTCCGCAATTCCGAACTTGGATCCGGGCAACCGGGAGTTGCACAAGCGTTTGCGGCGGGAAATAGAATCAGAATATAAACAAAGCATGGAGAGTTATCTGGCAAAGGACGGTCGTGTTGGGGATTTGATCCCGTTGTCGAAAACACATCGCATTGCCGGAAAACCATCGAAAGGAGAGCGTTAA
- a CDS encoding ABC transporter permease: MWNRILRRFFFIIPQLLAFSLLVFALAQWMPGDPLTGLIVPGMDQGSVDAIQASAVLDNPWYIRYLQWITNMLRGDFGLSYTYRMPVAVLVGARLGNTLWLAAASLLLSYLIAVPLGIYAGRFNGSLGDKIIRFLNRISFALPIFVVALLLVWLFGFQLELFPTRGMPLLPETQSIFASLWNRLHHLALPALAFALSASAGNIQRLRSGIIEAKQEDYVLTARSKGVPESMVYRRHIFRNASMPVTSLLGYDITGFIGSSIFIEYIFSYPGIGRLFISSLESRDFSVIVALLLIYGLAALIGTVVSDIILTVADPRVRMR; this comes from the coding sequence ATGTGGAACAGAATTCTGAGACGCTTCTTCTTTATCATTCCGCAACTGTTGGCGTTCAGTTTATTGGTGTTTGCGCTGGCACAATGGATGCCCGGAGATCCTCTGACTGGGCTGATCGTCCCGGGGATGGACCAGGGCAGCGTTGACGCGATCCAGGCGAGCGCGGTTCTGGATAACCCTTGGTACATTCGGTATCTGCAATGGATAACAAATATGCTCAGAGGGGATTTCGGCCTCAGTTACACTTACCGGATGCCTGTGGCTGTTCTGGTTGGGGCAAGGCTTGGCAACACGCTCTGGTTGGCAGCGGCCTCGCTCTTGTTGTCGTATCTGATCGCTGTTCCGCTTGGCATTTATGCAGGGCGTTTTAATGGCTCTTTGGGAGATAAAATCATTCGGTTTTTGAACAGGATCAGTTTTGCCTTGCCGATATTTGTTGTTGCCTTGCTGCTGGTTTGGCTTTTTGGATTTCAACTGGAATTGTTTCCTACGCGGGGGATGCCCTTGTTGCCGGAAACGCAAAGTATATTTGCCTCTCTTTGGAATAGGCTCCACCACTTAGCGTTGCCGGCACTGGCTTTTGCCCTCTCGGCATCCGCTGGCAACATCCAACGTTTAAGGTCGGGCATCATCGAGGCAAAGCAAGAAGATTATGTACTGACAGCCCGCTCAAAAGGCGTTCCGGAGAGCATGGTGTATCGGAGACACATCTTCAGGAACGCGAGTATGCCGGTAACTTCTTTGTTGGGCTATGACATTACCGGTTTCATAGGGAGCAGCATCTTTATCGAATACATCTTTTCCTATCCGGGAATCGGCCGATTGTTCATCAGTTCTTTAGAATCACGCGATTTCAGTGTCATCGTTGCCTTGTTGCTGATTTATGGGCTGGCTGCTTTGATTGGCACAGTAGTATCTGACATCATTTTGACCGTTGCGGATCCGCGCGTCAGAATGAGATAG
- a CDS encoding acyl carrier protein: protein MADTITFERVAKMVIERFGVDEAKVTRELTFQNDLGADSLDIVELVMELEDVFAVQISDEDAERIITVGDAVDYIDSQK from the coding sequence TTGGCAGATACAATTACTTTTGAGCGAGTAGCCAAGATGGTTATTGAACGATTCGGTGTCGATGAAGCAAAGGTTACGAGAGAGTTGACTTTCCAAAACGACCTTGGGGCGGATTCATTGGATATTGTTGAACTCGTTATGGAACTGGAAGATGTCTTCGCTGTACAGATTTCCGATGAAGATGCTGAGAGGATAATCACAGTAGGAGACGCAGTCGACTACATCGATTCTCAAAAATAA
- the recG gene encoding ATP-dependent DNA helicase RecG, translating into MDIYDPVGELPHVGPKRVEALHSLGIDTIYDLITHFPFRYEDIKVKTLDEIEDSDKVTLKGQVVTAPVVHHYGFKKSRLSFKLAIEDAIISVTFFNQPYLKQKLQLEDEVAIFGKWERARQSLAGMKILGSSNGQDDYAAIYHVNKAIKQQTVLNLIKQAIELYAPVIPEILPQHLLQTYHLMSHREAIRAMHFPKNDEESEQARRQIIYQEFFLYQVRLQLLQLSRKTNNRGIPILYDVDKLKGFIATLPFELTDGQKKVVNEICRDLRKPYEMNRLLQGDVGSGKTIVAVVALMATVLGGYQGAFMVPTEILAEQHYRTLQSLFEYTDVSVALLTGSTKAKDRKELLHRLAEGDLHILIGTHALIQEDVVFADLGLVITDEQHRFGVQQRHKLNEKGNNPNVLYMTATPIPRTLAITTMGEMDVSVLNQMPDGRKPIKTIWNKSDKIENVLEFIRKQMDNGQQAYIITPLIEKSESLDVKNAEDVHQAVTAYYKGKYQIGLLHGRLKSEEKDQIMRRFQNNELQVLVSTTVIEVGLNVPNATVMVIQDADRFGLSQLHQLRGRVGRGDKESYCVLVADPKTDNGKERMRIMVESTDGFYLSQRDLELRGPGDLFGNKQSGLPDFKSGDIVRDAVILDSAHNDAIQITREQDFESNPAYESLREAVEREKEKLKRLQ; encoded by the coding sequence TTGGATATTTATGATCCAGTCGGGGAATTGCCCCATGTAGGACCGAAGAGGGTTGAGGCGCTGCATTCGTTGGGCATCGATACGATCTATGATCTGATCACACATTTTCCTTTCCGGTATGAGGACATAAAAGTCAAAACATTGGACGAAATCGAGGATTCGGACAAAGTGACGCTGAAAGGACAAGTCGTGACGGCTCCGGTCGTACACCATTACGGTTTTAAAAAAAGCAGGTTATCATTCAAATTAGCCATCGAAGATGCCATCATTTCGGTAACCTTCTTCAATCAGCCTTACCTGAAACAAAAGCTCCAGCTTGAGGATGAGGTTGCGATCTTCGGTAAATGGGAACGCGCACGCCAATCTTTGGCTGGGATGAAGATCCTCGGCAGTTCGAACGGACAGGATGATTATGCCGCCATTTATCACGTCAATAAGGCGATCAAGCAGCAGACCGTCCTGAATCTGATCAAACAGGCGATCGAACTTTATGCCCCGGTCATTCCCGAGATTCTTCCGCAGCATCTGCTGCAGACGTATCATCTGATGAGCCATAGGGAAGCCATCCGAGCGATGCACTTTCCCAAAAATGATGAAGAATCGGAGCAAGCGAGACGGCAAATCATCTATCAGGAATTCTTCCTTTACCAGGTGCGCCTGCAATTGCTGCAGTTGAGCCGCAAAACCAACAATCGAGGCATTCCGATTCTGTATGATGTGGACAAGCTGAAGGGATTCATAGCGACTTTGCCGTTTGAATTGACGGATGGGCAAAAGAAGGTCGTCAACGAGATCTGTCGAGATCTGCGCAAACCTTATGAAATGAATCGTTTGTTGCAAGGTGACGTCGGCAGCGGCAAAACGATCGTAGCGGTGGTCGCCCTGATGGCTACCGTCCTAGGCGGGTACCAAGGAGCTTTCATGGTACCCACTGAAATTTTGGCGGAACAGCATTATCGCACCCTGCAGAGCCTGTTCGAATATACCGATGTCTCCGTTGCCCTGCTTACCGGCAGCACGAAGGCAAAGGACCGAAAAGAATTGTTGCACCGCCTTGCTGAAGGGGACTTGCATATCCTCATCGGAACGCATGCACTGATCCAAGAGGATGTCGTTTTTGCCGACCTTGGCTTGGTCATCACCGATGAGCAGCACCGCTTTGGTGTTCAACAAAGGCACAAGTTGAACGAAAAAGGGAATAACCCGAATGTATTGTATATGACCGCCACGCCGATCCCGAGGACATTGGCGATAACCACGATGGGCGAAATGGACGTTTCGGTGCTCAATCAGATGCCCGACGGCAGAAAACCGATCAAAACCATCTGGAACAAATCGGACAAGATTGAAAATGTACTTGAGTTCATCCGGAAACAGATGGATAATGGACAGCAGGCGTACATCATCACACCTCTGATCGAGAAATCCGAATCACTGGACGTCAAGAACGCGGAAGATGTGCATCAAGCAGTGACGGCCTATTACAAAGGGAAATATCAGATCGGTCTGTTGCATGGCCGTCTGAAGTCGGAAGAAAAGGATCAGATCATGCGCCGTTTCCAAAACAACGAGCTGCAGGTTCTGGTATCGACGACAGTCATCGAGGTAGGGCTGAATGTGCCGAATGCAACAGTGATGGTCATTCAAGATGCCGACCGATTCGGATTATCACAGCTCCACCAATTGCGGGGGCGAGTGGGCCGGGGAGACAAAGAATCCTATTGTGTGCTGGTTGCCGATCCGAAAACCGATAACGGCAAGGAACGCATGCGCATCATGGTGGAGTCGACTGACGGTTTCTACCTGAGCCAACGGGATTTGGAACTGCGCGGACCGGGTGATCTTTTCGGCAACAAACAATCCGGCTTGCCCGATTTCAAATCCGGAGATATCGTGCGGGATGCCGTCATTTTGGATAGTGCACACAATGACGCTATCCAAATCACACGCGAACAAGACTTTGAAAGTAACCCAGCCTACGAAAGTTTGCGGGAAGCAGTCGAACGCGAAAAAGAGAAGTTAAAGAGATTGCAGTGA